From the Sandaracinaceae bacterium genome, the window GTGTTGGCCAGGGTGACACACAGCTCGGGACGCACTTGGTAGGCGGCCTTCATGGTGGCGGCCAGCAGGCGCACCGCGATGTGCGTGCGCTGCTCGCGGGCCTCGCGGAGCGCGCCGAGCCCGGCGGCGTCACGGCCACGCACCAGCCACGCGAGGCGGGCCAGCCCCGCCAGCAACACGGGCGGTGAGAACGCCTCGGGCAGCGCGATGCCCACCTCGGCGAGCGCCGCACGACCTTCGGCGTAGGCGTCGGCGAAGCGCCCCAGGTTGGTGAGCAAGTGGATGCGCCGCTCGCGCACCTCGGCACGGGCCGCATCGGACGCTGCCAGCTGTTGGGCTCGCCCGAGGAACAGCTCGGCGCGCTCGAAGGCCAGCGCGCGCGGCGACCTCGGCGGCCCGCAGGTACAGGACGCGCGCCTCGTCGCGCTCGCCGGCGGCCTCGTGGTGAGCGGCCAGCGCCTCGGGCTCCACCGCCGGCAGGGCGGCCAGCGTGCGCGCCAGCGCGGCGTGGAGCCCGCGGCGGCGCTCGGGCGGCAGCAGCGCGACGACGGCCTCGCGCACACGGTCGTGGAAGGTCTCGAGCTCGTCCTCGAGGCTGGGGCCCGTGCTGCGCGCGAGGCGCTCGTGGCGCAGCGTGACCAGCGCATCGGGGTCGATGGTGGTGAGCCCCACCGCCTTGGCTGCGATGCCCAGGGGCAGCGGCCTGGCGGCGAGCGCGCACGCCTCGAGCAGCGCACGCGGCGCCGTGTCGATGGCGCACACGCGCTCACGTAGCAGCGCGTCGAGCCGCACCGGGCCGGTGTCACCCAGGCGCCCCGCGGCGCGCGCCAGCTCCTGCAGGAAGAAGGCGTTCCCTTCGGCCTCGCGCACCACCCAAGCCACGCGGGCGGCGTCGAGCGTGGGTGCGATGGCCCCCACCAGCGCGGTCGCGGCGGCCTCGTCCAGGCGCGCCAGCTCCACCAGCACGGAGGGCGTGTGGGCACGGGCGATGTCGTCCATGGCGCGCAGCGCGGGGCTGCGTCCGCGGTACTCGGCGCGCGAGCCCACCACCAGCAGGAGCGGCACCTGGGTGGCCAGCAGCTCGCCCAGCAAGCGCACGCCGCCCTCGTCGCCCCACTGGAGGTCGTCCACGTGGACCACCACGGGCTTGGTCTTGCCGAGGTTGCGGACCAGCTCCGACAAGGCCTGGACTGCACGAGCACGCACCTCGTCCGGCGGCCCGCTCTCGGACTGGTCGGTGACGCGCGCGACAGCCGGGAACATGCGCGCGAGGGCACCCGCGGCCTCGGGCATCCATGCGGCCCGCTCGTCGGGCGTGGCCCGCGCCACGATGGCCACGAGCCCATCCACGACCGCGTCGAGGGCCTTCCATGGCACGGTCTCCTGCTCGAAGCAGCGCCCCTCGCACACCCACGCGTCGCGCGCGTGCTGCGCGAGGAAGCGGGCCACCAGCGTGCTCTTGCCCACGCCGGAGACGCCGCGCACGTGCACCAGCACCGGCCGCGCGTGGGACTCTGCGAAGGCCTGCGCCAGCGTCTCGAGGGGCGCGTCACGGCCCACGAAGGGAGCGCTCGCGGTGGGCTCTGCGGCGCGCCCGCCCAGCACGCTCAAGATGGTGGCGGCGCTCGGGCGGTGGTCCGCGTCGGGGTCCAGGAGCGCGAGGCACAGATCGTCGAGGTCGGCCGGGATGCCCACGACGAAGTGCGAAGGGCGCACCGCGGGCGCGATGGTCTTGCGCACCATGACCGACAAGGCATCCCCGCGATGGGCAGCCGGCCGGTCAGCGCCTCGAAGAGCATGACGCCCACGGCGTACCAATCGCTGGCCGGCGTGAGCGGCCGCGCCAGCGCCTGCTCGGGCGACATGTAGAGCGCGGTGCCGCTGATGGTCCGGTCGGTCGAGTCGTAGCGCCGCGACGAGTCGCTCGACTTCACGTCGCTGGGCGCGTGCTCGGGCATGCCGGAGGGGCTCGCCTCCTCGGGCACGTCGCGCAGGTCGGCCGCCAGCCCGAAGTCCAGGATGGTCACCACGCCCGTCGGCGAGCACCAGCACGTTGGACGGCTTGAGGTCGCGGTGCAGCTTGCCCGCGCGGTGCAGGCCGAGACGCCCTCGGCCACCTGCCGAAAGGCCGCTCGCAGCGCAACCAGGTCCACGTCCAGCTCCGCGCGCGTCTCCACCGGCGGCGCCGCTTCGTAGTCGCCGTCAGCCCCCATGCGCATACGACTGGACGGCGCCTGTGTGAGCGCGTCGGTGTGGGCCAGCTCGAGGCCCGAGCGCTCGGCGCGCAGCCAGCGCATGAGGTCCACGGCTCCGTCCACCAGCTCCATGGTGAAGAAGCACGAGCCGTCGTCGGCCACTACCAGCTCGTAGAGCCGCACCAGGTTGGGATGCGTGACGTCCGTCAGCGCGCGGAACTCCCGCTTGAAGCGGAAGAGCGCCTGCCCGTCGCGCTCGTACAGGCTCTTGAGCGCCACGCGCGCGCCGGTGGTGCGGTCGCGTGCCTCCTGGACGATGCCCATGCCCCCTGCGCCCAGCGTGCGGACCAGCTCGAAGCGCTCCGCGGCGGCGGACCACGGTCGCCAGGCGGCTTCGGCTTCGGGGCGGTCGGAGGTGGGCATGCCGTCAGGGCGCGGCGGGAGCCGCAGCCGGGAACAGATCCGGGGGAGTGGGCACCACCCAGTGCATGGCCGGCGCGCCGCCGTGGCCGTTCATGGCGCGGGTGCCCAGCACCAAGATGGACGCGCGGTCCGGCGAGAGCAGCACGGCGTCGATGCCCACGGGTGAACACGGGAGGGGCGCCGTGGGCGCGGGAGCGAAGCCCTGCTCGTCGGTCGGCCCGGCCTCACTGTCGCCCTCTTCGCGCTCTTCCTGCAAGACGCCATCGTGACAGTGCGGGTCGCTCGGGCTCGTGGCCAGCAGGTGGTCATCGGTCTGGTCCATGCGGAGCATGTGCAGCACGTAGCCGCCGTGCTGGTCGGACGCCTCGATCCACATGGCCCAGCCCTCGAGCTCGCCACCCAGCGCCACCAGCGCGTTGTACATCATGATGGAGTACGCCTCCTGGCTGGTGTGCGTGACCAGGTTCTGCCCCGGCGTGACGGTGCGGAACGTGCCGAGCGCGCGGCGAATCGCGCGCCACGGCGACGCTCGACGCGTCCCTCAAAAGTGGCGCGCTGTTCGGTGGGGGTCACCGTGCCGAGCCACGCGTCACCCGGCGCGAGCTCACCCGGGTCCACGTCGAACACCACCCAGTGGTTGTGGCGCGTGTCGAAGCCCGCGGTGCGCGTGATGGTGCACTCGCCGTCGTCGGGGTTGCGGCACGCGTCGATGGCCGCCGTGAACGCGGGGAACGGCGCGGGGGTGACCGCGGTCAGGCCGGCGAAGTACATGCCGGGCGCCGTGGGCTCGGGCTCCGGTTCTGGCTCGGGCACCGCCTCCACCTCGGCCACGGGCTCCGTCTCGTCGTCGGGATCGGGCGTGGTGGGAGGCGGCTCCGAGTGGCTGCACCCGAGTGAGAGCAACGCAAAGAGGCCGAAGCCGGCGATGGAGTGGCGCGTGATCATGGGCACGACGCTATCATCTTTCCGGCGGCGCTACTCCCGAGGGGGTCACACCATGAATGCACAGATCATTGAAGGCCCAGAAGAGCACAAAGCCGAACGCGCTCACGATGTGCCAGAGCGCGTGGTGACTGAACACGCGCAGGTCCACCTTGGTGCCATCGGCCGACGCCAGCGCCACGCCCAGCAGGAAGGTGAAGAAGATGGCGCGCAGCAAGCCTCGCGCATGAGCGGGCACGCGCTCCTTGGCGCCGAACAGCAGCCCGGTCACCAGCAGCGCGTCGGCGATGAGCACCAGCTCGCCCACGTTGAAGCCACCGTGCTGCCCGAAGCGCAGCGGGAACGGGACGTGGCCCAGGTAGGTCTCGGCGCCCATCCACGCGACGGCTAGCGCATTCACCAGGCCGGACCCGAGCAGCACGCGTCGTCGCATCGCAGCATCGTAGTAGTCGTGCAGCACCGCCACCTGGATGCCGTATGCCAGCAGCAGGTTCGAGCCCGTGTCCGCCCAGCGCCAGCTGCCGTCCAGCGTGGCGTGCCAGCCGAGCGTGGGGATGCCCGTGACGAAGATCAGCGCGTAGGCCACCACCCAGCGCCGCGGCTGCGGGCGCCCCAGCCAGGTGAGCAGCAGGGTGAAGAAGCCCGCGCCCAGCGTGGCGAAGCTGGTGACGGAGTTGGCGAGGTCGGGCGGCGAGAGCTCCATCGGGGCATGATGCACGCACTCGAAGAACCAAGGTGCTTCCGTCGCCGTCGCCGTCGCCGTCAACGCCCACGCCCACGTGGACCGCCGTGGTCTAATGCAGCGCTTCTTGCTCCGTGGGGGGCACGTCGCACGGCTCACCCAGGGGCTCTTCGACGCCCGGCGTGGCGGGAGGCAGCGTGGGCGCCATCATCATGCCCATGACCATGGGCGGCGGGGCCGGATCACAGCCAGGGGTCATGGCGCACACCGCGTAGTCGATGGGGTGCTTCATCGCGGCCTGCAGCTTGTAGGGCAGCGCCTCCTGCAGCTCGTACGGCAGCATGTCGAACGTCTGGCCGCAGCCCGCAAGCCACAGCGCCGACGCCGCGAGCGCAGCGGGCCTCGCCTTCTGAACCAGACGCTGCAGCGGCACCCACGCCGACGGGCGCTCCGGCGCCGTGCGCAGGCTGCCATCGGCTTCCACCACGTAGCTCACGCACAGCCGCTCTTGGGCCGCGCGAGCCATCAGCCGCCGAGCCTGCCGCTCGGTCATGGAGGACAGGTCGTGCACGTGCTGCTCGCACTCGCCGCAGTAGCGCCCCGTGGCGCTCGGGCGCATGCGCTCGCGGTCGGCGTGGCAACGGTTGGGGACGGGCACTTCACGAGTCGAGATGGCCGCAGTGGGAGCTGAAACCCCCTGCACCGCCCGCGACCTGGCTAGCCCTAGAACACCCCACCCGAGGCCAACGGGGGAGAACCCCTCGGCCGCGAGGACGTAAGCCGCGATCGGGCGATTCTCCGGCGCCTCTCAGCCCTTCACGACCACCGACGACCCATGCCCGAACAGCCCCTGGTTGGCGGTGACGCCCACCTTGGCGCCCTCCACCTGGCGGCCGGTGGCCTGCCCGCGGATCTGCCAGGTGAGCTCGCACACCTGCGCGATGGCCTGGGCCGGGACCGCCTCGCCGAAGCAGCTGAGGCCGCCGCTCGGGTTCACGGGCACGCGCCCGCCGAGGGTGGTGACCCCGTCGCGCAGCAGCTTCTCGGCGTCGCCCGGGGCGCACAGGCCGATGTTCTCGTACCAGTCCAGCTCGAGCGCCGAGGCCAGGTCGTAGACCTCGGCCAGGTTCACGTCCTCGGGGCCCACGCCGGCCTGCTCGTAGGCCACCTTGGTGATGGAGTCGCGGAAGCTCACGGGCGGGAGCGGCACGCTGGCCCCCGAGTCGGTGGCGATGTTGGGCATGTCCACGACCGTGCTGGGGAACACCGGCGTGACCGTGGAGACGCCCGCCACGGACACCCACTTGGTGGCGTGCTTGCGCGCGTAGGCCTCGCTGGTGAGCACGATGGCCGCGCCGCCGTCGCTGGTGGCGCAGATCTCGAGCAGGCGCAGCGGGTCGGCCACCACCTTGCTGGCCAGCACCTCTTCGATGGTGACCTCCTTGCGGAAGCGCGCGTTCGGGTTGTGCAGGCCGTGCCGCGAGTTCTTCACCTTCACCTGCGCGAAGTCCGCCGAGGTGGAGCCGTAGAGCGCCATGCGGCGCCGCGCCCAGAACGCGAAGTAGGTGGGGTTGGTGGCGCCCATCAAGCGGAAGCGCAGCCAGTCCGGGTCGTCGGGCCGGTCGCCGCCCACGGGCGCGAAGAAGCCCTTGGGAGCGGCGTCGGCGCCCACCACCAAGGCCACGTCGCACAAGCCTGCGAGGATCTGCGCCCGCGCGATGTTGAGCGCCTGGGCCCCCGTGGCGCACGCGCCGTAGGAGCTGGCCACCTGCGCGCCGCTCCAGCCGAGCGCCTGCGCGAACGTGGAGCCCGCGATGAAGCCCGGGTAGCCGTTGCGGATGGTGTCGCCGCCGCTGATGAACTGCACGTCGCGCCAGTCGATGCCGGCGTCGTCGAGCGCGGCCTGGGCGGCGTGCACGCCGTACTCGGCGAAGTTGCGGCCCCACTTGCCCCAGGGGTGCATGCCCACGCCCAAGATGGCTACGTCGCGGCTCATGCTGCACCTCCGTTGTCGCTCGAGGGGCCCGCCACGGGCTGCCACTTCCAGGTCACGTACTCGTTCTTCTCGTCCTCGTAGAGCCGGTCGATGACCAGCTCCATCTCCATGCCCACGCGCAGCGAGTCCGCGGGGAAGCCCTGGGGCACCTGGCCCAGCACGGTCATCTTCTCGGCCGCGAGCTCCACGGCGGCGATGGAGTACGGCTGGAAGGGCTCGTCCGAGATGTAGGGCGCAGGCGGCTGGTAGTAGGCCGTGGTGTACGACCAGAGCGTGCCGCGCCGGCTGAGCGGGACCTCCTCGAAGCGCGTGGACCGACACGCGGGGTTGCGGCAGGCCACCGTCTCGCGCGGGAAGAAGATGGTGCTGCAGCCGAGGCAGCGGGTGCCCAGCAGCGCAGGCGCCTCGCCCATCGTGAACCAGCCTTCCACGGCGGGGACACGCGGTTTGTCGGTCTTGGCTTCGCTCATGAGGCGATAAGTAGAACGTGTTTCACTATTTCGCAAGGGGCGGGGCCGCCGGCGGCCAGCTGGCGGTCCGCCACGATGGAGCACTGGACAGCGCGTGATTCCGTGGTGCCGCCACAGGCACCCACCGTGCAGAGCCCTGACGTGTGCCCGCCGCCGCGTTCGTGCTGTCCCCAACCTGCTCACCGCGTCGGGACCCGCGCGCGGGCCCGCTGCACCAGCTCCTCAGCGACAAGCTGGAGAAATATCTGGCCGCTCCCCGGCTTCGCGGTCGATACCGCTCCGTGGCTCCTCCGCTGCGGCATCCTCAAGCACGGCTTCGCCCGCTTCCGCTGCGACGACTGCGCCGCAAGCCCCCTCGTGGCGCTCAGCTGCAAGCGGCGCGCATTCTGCTGCGTGGGCCGGAAGATGGCGGACCAGGCCGAGCACCTGTGGAGAACGTCCTGCCGCCCGTCCCGTACCGCCAGTGGGTGCGTCCTTCCGCACGCTGGCGCATGGCCCACAACCACGAGCTCACCCTTGGCGTCTGGGGCATCGCCCGAGCGGCCATCGACGCGCTCTACCGTGCCCGCGCCGCCAGCCTGGGCCCGCCCGGCCAGCACAGCAGCGCCTGCCCAGGCAGCGTCATGGCCATCCAGCGCTTCGGCGGCGCCCCCTGAACCTCAACGTCCACTTCCACGCGCTCCACCGACGGCAGCTTCTGAGGCGCAGCGACGGCCGGGCTCGTGTTCTGCACGCGGCCCCGCCCACGGTGGCCGAATCACCGCCCCTGGTG encodes:
- a CDS encoding protein kinase: MPTSDRPEAEAAWRPWSAAAERFELVRTLGAGGMGIVQEARDRTTGARVALKSLYERDGQALFRFKREFRALTDVTHPNLVRLYELVVADDGSCFFTMELVDGAVDLMRWLRAERSGLELAHTDALTQAPSSRMRMGADGDYEAAPPVETRAELDVDLVALRAAFRQVAEGVSACTARASCTATSSRPTCWCSPTGVVTILDFGLAADLRDVPEEASPSGMPEHAPSDVKSSDSSRRYDSTDRTISGTALYMSPEQALARPLTPASDWYAVGVMLFEALTGRLPIAGMPCRSWCARPSRPRCALRTSSWASRPTSTICASRSWTPTRTTARAPPPS
- a CDS encoding lipid-transfer protein gives rise to the protein MSRDVAILGVGMHPWGKWGRNFAEYGVHAAQAALDDAGIDWRDVQFISGGDTIRNGYPGFIAGSTFAQALGWSGAQVASSYGACATGAQALNIARAQILAGLCDVALVVGADAAPKGFFAPVGGDRPDDPDWLRFRLMGATNPTYFAFWARRRMALYGSTSADFAQVKVKNSRHGLHNPNARFRKEVTIEEVLASKVVADPLRLLEICATSDGGAAIVLTSEAYARKHATKWVSVAGVSTVTPVFPSTVVDMPNIATDSGASVPLPPVSFRDSITKVAYEQAGVGPEDVNLAEVYDLASALELDWYENIGLCAPGDAEKLLRDGVTTLGGRVPVNPSGGLSCFGEAVPAQAIAQVCELTWQIRGQATGRQVEGAKVGVTANQGLFGHGSSVVVKG
- a CDS encoding OB-fold domain-containing protein, coding for MSEAKTDKPRVPAVEGWFTMGEAPALLGTRCLGCSTIFFPRETVACRNPACRSTRFEEVPLSRRGTLWSYTTAYYQPPAPYISDEPFQPYSIAAVELAAEKMTVLGQVPQGFPADSLRVGMEMELVIDRLYEDEKNEYVTWKWQPVAGPSSDNGGAA